One stretch of Oncorhynchus keta strain PuntledgeMale-10-30-2019 chromosome 16, Oket_V2, whole genome shotgun sequence DNA includes these proteins:
- the LOC127907976 gene encoding uncharacterized protein LOC127907976 — MEVKLTEAVIFSLLLTLQVFSAERNDETPTSWPDQGAIPTGDYLEKGRGEVHRYDRQVQHSGQSEHDVIHTLLSTNDATEIDIINRGEFPCNVISVMDDLLTPQVRTQPTPTAVTTSSPHLDNNKNKRKAKGAPQHQGLVVPYLPIRPGAPNIKGFPPAPRMFFVPQRAEARHPHPMSWFPRGYGSMPNYLMPPSVFSAYVRALHGSSSEENSQSD; from the exons ATGGAAGTCAAACTAACAGAAGCAGtgattttctctctccttcttactcTCCAGGTATTTTCTGCAG AGAGGAACGATGAGACTCCCACTTCCTGGCCCGATCAAGGGGCAATTCCCACGGGAGACTAcctggagaaggggagaggagaggtgcacagatatgacagacaag TTCAGCATTCTGGGCAATCTGAACATGATGTTATTCACACACTGCTGAGCACAAACGATGCAACTGAGATAGACATCATCAACCGTGGCGAGTTTCCATGTAACGTCATATCAGTCATGGACGACCTCCTAACCCCTCAGGTTCGGACTCAACCAACCCCGACCGCAGTTACCACCAGCAGCCCACACCTGGACAATAACAAAAACAAGAGAAAGGCAAAGGGAGCTCCTCAACATCAGGGTCTAGTTGTCCCATACCTACCCATCAGGCCTGGTGCCCCCAACATAAAAGGCTTCCCTCCTGCACCCCGAATGTTCTTTGTCCCTCAGAGAGCTGAAGCACGCCATCCCCACCCCATGAGCTGGTTTCCCAGAGGTTATGGAAGTATGCCCAACTACCTCATGCCCCCCTCTGTATTCTCAGCCTATGTCCGGGCTTTGCATGGAAGTTCATCTGAAGAGAATTCTCAGAGTGACTGA